A part of Bacillus rossius redtenbacheri isolate Brsri chromosome 1, Brsri_v3, whole genome shotgun sequence genomic DNA contains:
- the LOC134527720 gene encoding endo-polygalacturonase-like: MLKMEIRYSFCCMTVAVILLLLHAGGARDLRTVTEPKTPQSCTTLKAGSGDQTQAIQKALNSCAKSKAVQLSSGTFLSGPLTIPSGVSLLVDSGATLKAIPNPSLYDLGKKTCGTLDKEGVGCKPFITIHGATGSGIYGKGTIDGQGGEMMTGKSESWWKLATSAKNKNEFQNNPRLIQVNDSADITLYQITLKNSPFYHVSTSNINGLTVWGITIDTPSTARNTDGVDPMGSQNVTIAHCTISTGDDNVAIKAMISPSRHISVLNNHFGSGHGMSIGSEITYGASDVTVSGLTLDGTTNGLRIKSNTFRGGVVTRVSYTNVCMLDVKHPIMVDMEYGKVTGSLTPEFHNISFTNVKVLTKGTFTFDGLSDSKPVEATLKDVHIKKGSKWITNHAKITGSWEEDAAGTACGNAGNS; this comes from the coding sequence ATGCTGAAGATGGAGATACGTTATTCCTTCTGCTGTATGACAGTAGCAGTTATTCTGCTCCTGCTGCATGCTGGGGGCGCGAGAGACCTGCGCACTGTCACGGAGCCCAAGACTCCACAGAGCTGCACCACGCTGAAGGCAGGCAGCGGAGACCAAACCCAGGCCATCCAGAAGGCTCTCAACTCCTGCGCCAAGAGCAAAGCCGTCCAGCTGTCGTCCGGCACCTTCCTTTCCGGTCCGCTGACCATCCCGTCGGGCGTCAGCCTGCTGGTGGACAGCGGCGCGACATTGAAGGCCATTCCGAACCCGAGCTTGTATGACCTGGGGAAGAAGACGTGTGGCACACTAGACAAGGAAGGCGTCGGCTGCAAGCCTTTCATAACCATTCACGGCGCGACCGGCAGCGGGATCTACGGCAAGGGCACTATCGACGGTCAGGGCGGTGAGATGATGACTGGCAAGAGCGAGTCTTGGTGGAAGCTGGCCACGAGCGCCAAGAATAAGAACGAGTTCCAGAACAACCCCCGGCTGATACAGGTCAACGATTCCGCAGACATAACCCTCTACCAGATTACCTTGAAGAACTCTCCGTTCTACCATGTGTCAACGAGCAACATCAACGGCCTGACCGTGTGGGGTATCACCATCGACACGCCATCCACGGCACGCAACACGGACGGTGTCGACCCAATGGGTTCTCAGAATGTCACTATCGCCCATTGCACCATCAGCACAGGCGACGACAACGTGGCCATCAAGGCGATGATCTCGCCTTCGAGACACATCTCCGTGCTAAACAATCACTTTGGCTCGGGTCACGGGATGTCCATAGGCAGTGAGATCACATACGGGGCCAGCGACGTGACGGTGTCGGGGCTGACTCTGGACGGCACCACCAACGGTCTGCGCATCAAGAGCAACACCTTCCGAGGCGGTGTGGTCACCCGCGTGTCCTACACCAATGTTTGCATGCTCGACGTGAAGCACCCCATCATGGTGGACATGGAGTATGGCAAGGTGACCGGCAGCCTCACGCCCGAGTTCCACAACATCTCCTTCACCAACGTGAAGGTGCTGACCAAGGGAACCTTTACGTTTGACGGCTTGAGCGACTCCAAGCCCGTTGAAGCCACCTTGAAGGACGTGCACATCAAGAAAGGCTCCAAGTGGATAACCAACCACGCCAAGATCACGGGATCCTGGGAGGAGGATGCTGCCGGCACTGCTTGTGGAAACGCTGGGAACTCATAG